tcttctcgtttatctctatattatttccttctgtttttgtatttcattcgatAATATGGCCGCTAAAACTCGATGTTTAGTTTCCCGTCGCCGGCCTGCGTTATGAAATTTGGCCcgcgtttgaaaatcaaattctgaaaataaactatttggatatctagattcaaaactgatttaaaacattaatataagcttttcagtaacacaattacttgtatatcttgtaaatacctgtaaatcttttctttctttttttttgtgaatggaaTGACGCTGCATGCTCAACCATACTTCGagggatgttcgtgcaggctccactcaacAACCGTAGAAgtggtggagcctgcacgaacatcgctcGAGGTAAGGTTGAGCTACCTCAATAAATCCCAAAGTCTAGTAACCTCGCGTTGGTGAGTTATTATACGGCCTagtaacatccaaaataacttatcttatttgctaattataacttaaaaatcatttgttttatttttccagagaatgaggtaaatatcagaaaaaaaatcatcaaagctcaATCTGTTACAAGGCCGACGGGAGGCTCACCCACGTACGCATTGGCGCTTGTGCTAgctagtctgagctctgtctctctgccagagctctgggggacaattcgctctgcatgtaaaggcctcaatgatggtgattttctgcttcagacagagtttatatttcgggtatatttttcaaaactgccaatgaagtttgatgatttcttcattgtcatgtatatttaagttattaatgagttcattctcaccaaatttagactcccccatagagaaagaCGATTttcgtggagatctgcgttttcaaagaacttcaggaaaagtaagggtatgtgggcctttattacatggccaagtactggaattagatggagtaaaaattagatattaaattcatttatatcaagttcaactcacagtctcacccacacaaacacacccacatccaagattctaagcatgaaaaaaactttaaaaatcatacaatgttaaacaacaagtaataatttaataagtgaacaggtattcctcaaaatacaaaaacgtagcatTTGAAAAGAGCTCCTGAAATAttaccaaaaaaatgaaaatggagcccccgaaaaaaatgataaatttttccctggcttcaagttccacagaataaagtgcgttaaaaggttacaaaaggtcaaactttcatcttctgaaaaataatgaataatgaaatcggttcctcattatgagctggaaaaaatgggacgggaaactcaacatcgagtttcaTTGGCCCATGCGGTTGCTTTTGACTGCGCTGCATGCACAGGCGCTGGCCTTTGAAAGAGCAACTCGATGTATTTATCATATTGAACTGTCTCAGACTCAGTCCTGTTCACtattcacaagacaaaaatacgccagcattttttaaaaggaaatatctacgtctctaaaagaatctgccacgtaagaagcacatgatcttaactcaattttcactgtgaatgtttttattatgcgtcgtttattctccctttttttcgcatgacggtctgcgggtttgagattgaactcggcccggcccgcaacccgcgatcggaggcataccggcaggttaacccgtaccgcaacgggtgcgggttacaacattagtCACACCTCTTCCCTTTTATTGCAGTATTGTTTACCATTTATGTATGAAAATACTGCAGGTTTCATATCATTCTGGCATATTACTAATCGCTGACTGCTCAAGTCATCATTATGCAGTGAGGTATAGTTTATCACAACTGTGATCTACATGTTTACATGCATCACTCACAAGACAAACATGATACAGAGATTGGCCATATTTATGCAAACAGtgatatatcaaataaatttttataCGTAAAATTCTTCTTCATGAATGAAatttttctgtttgtttctgtttatggtaactcccgtaggaactcggctggacagcattttgctggtaaacaccaagctggtatataaccaattacctatgaaacattttacgtctaggttagtCAGTCATAATGTCTGACGTTATAgatgacagatatcactctcgggcctttttatcaaagtggagacaatggcagagttgggattcgaactcacaaccttgcaattatgatcgtgagtccaatgctctaaccactgcaAATGTGCTTTACATCTGACCTGGACGTGCACTGTGAAGGCtccttattatttttcaaacgtATCCTTATTGTTGCCCTCCTTTTCTTGTTTTGATACCAATATACAATTTGATAATGTGTTAATTGTCAAGAATAAACTAATTTGAATTGCATGGCACAAGTGCACCAAGTAGGAATTGCGAGACCCCCACTCTACTGACTTATCCCAATACCAACTGAACTGTCATGTTTATACAAACATACCATGACACTCATTAGTACCCTTTTCAACTATGGATGTTCCGGAGTGTGAATAGTTTGAGCTTGTTCGGGGAATGAGTTATATATCCCTTCCTCCTGTATCATCACTTCAAATgagaatatagaaaaaaaagttcataaatgatgaaaaattccaTCTAACTTTTCGGGTGTGCTTATCACCTGGCAGGAAGCCCCGGGCAAGGTGCACCTGATGAGATGCTCACAATGGCTTGAACTactatacataataataataggtccatttatatagcgcagctactatgtgcatatactctactgcgctttgataattggtatcatattattaccccggctgtagctgagccgccatattaataggcgctaaagcgttcaaggaaaaatcctaccgggtacccattcacctcacctgggtcgagtgcagcacaatgtggataaatttcttgctgaaggaaattacgccatggctgggattcgaacccacgaccctctgtttcaaagtccgaagacttgGCAGTCCACGCATCTTGAGCTGGGTGGGTGTGCATATGGGGGGGTCGGAAAAACAAATTGTTCACTTTGTCCTTAAGGGAAAAATGGAATATGTGTGACTTCAGCAAACAAAATGAACTATatcatagaaaacatttttcatattaaaaactATTTATTTTCTCCTTGTGTAGACTCTTAATGCAACAAACTTGAGACAAGAGATATAATATTAAGAAATATATCTAGTTGCCCAGCCaggattttaaagtttttattttatttcaatcctTTCTCAGCTCCACAATTGAAGATTTCCGAGGATCGTCTCACGGTCACCGGGGACAGAGGATACTGCATGGTGAGATCAACCCATGGTATCAAGAGAGGGTCATGGTACTTTGAGGTCACGGTGGATCAGATGCCTGAGGGTAGTGCTACAAGATTAGGGTGGTCTCAACCATTAGGTAAGTGGATGTGATCTTCATGTGAAAGACCTTATCCTTTATCGTAAGATTACATTTCATAGTTAGGGTGAGGCATGGTATTATGAGAGGGTCATTGTAACTCGAGGTCACAGCAGATATGATGCAGGAGGGTAGTGCTTACAAGATGAGGATGGTCTCAACCATGAGGCAAGCAGGTCTGATGATTTTAATGTGAAAGACTCTATCTTTACTGTAAGAGTTAGAATTGGCTTGAATGTACCCAGGCCCCAGAGCCACCAGGGCTCATTTATAACTGGGCACTATACATATGTACATGAATGATGATATTCTTGATGTGCTTCCGTGCAGTGTACAAATTATGAATCAAAACCATGTTATTAATTATGATACATTGCATCAGTAGATATAAATTACAAGGTACATTACAAGAAATCAGATTCATCTGatatatatgattattattttgaaacagATGGTAGGTTTTTAGGACAAATTTTAATGAATGGAATGGacattacatgtaccttttgaAATTTATTCTTATCGTTTAGGTAACTTGCAAGCTCCACTTGGCTACGACAAATTCTCGTACTCGTGGAGGAGTAGGAAGGGGACAAAGTTTCACGAGAGCCGAGGCAAGCACTACAGCGATGGTTACGGAGAGGGCGATACATTAGGCTTCTTTATTCAGCTACCAGAGAAAACAGAGAAAGATGAAATCATTCCTCCAACCTACAAAGACAGGGTAAGTTGATTAGAACAGCATCGTGGTCTAATGGTTCTAAATCTTGCCTGTTTATCAGCGAATTGTAGGTTTGAATATCTCAGCAATGACATTATTttacttcattaaaaaattcaGATGTGGTAAATTGGTATTGGCAGGAACATTTTTCCTTGATATTCTGGTGCATACAGTACAGCATATACATCAAGGTGAATAAACACTTTTAAGTATAATAATGCATGATGCCTTGGCAAATCAGAGCCACTTTATATTATGATCATATTGCTATTAAAGTattaaatatttctattttgggCACAGAAATTTGTCATTTCAACCTGTGTGTTCCTATTTCAGTGAAAACTAACTTTTCTGTAGcattgaatatgaaattaaagaatgttcaaatttctgGAAATTTCTTAGTAATTTGTTCCTCTTTCTTGACTGCCAGGGCTGGCAGCTATGGTTTCTTGAAGGTGGAAGTATCAAGCTTAAGCATAAGTTGattctgtttttcattttgcttaTCTTTGTTTTTGTTCAGGCCCTGATTAAATTTAAGAGTCATCTGTATTTTGAGGAGAAAGACCAGACATCCGAGGCGGAGAAAGCTCTCGTACCTACGACAGGCACAAAGGTAggaatagtaatgataataatcataacatttACTTCCCAGGATAGCTActtaataattaaaatattgtcTATTATTGAAGCATGAATGGAATGATTTATCTGAGTATTCAGTAGACCCTGCATGAGTCGACCTTCCACCAGTGTGTTGGCGCAGTTGGTAGAGTGTCCGtctcacaactgggaggtcgggggttcaaaccccggccgcatcagaccaaaagacgttaaaagatgggagttactgctaccctgtttattaaagggatagagTCTCGTCGATGTGGCgatgcacagtggctgccgggcccacgatcaattgggcaaaacaaattttcggagtattttcatttctgatgtctatttcgaacaattaaaaatatataatatggaTTTTCGTAAGTTGAATAACCATGCTACTCAAAGATTGATTTCAGACCAGGGAccagtaacacaaaggttagtgattaatcactaatttgaaagaaatattctgattggttcctagtcagtctactgagcaaatATGCATGCAACGGTGATCTTATTTGGCCATTTCATTGAGGGAttaatattgctattattttcttacagggcccagaatataataataataaacagttctggtatagcgcatatcacaattatgaataatgtctctatgcacttccaaaggacttggatattattaccccagctgtagcttggctgcaGTAAATACTGTGATTACAGCGCacatgcatttcaaggaataaattcctggcaggtacccattcaactaacctgggttgagtgcagcacaatgtggataaatttcttgctgaaggaaattatgccatggctgggattcgaacccacaaccccctgtttcaaagtccggagactaatccactgggccacaacgctccacatatatGCAATATGCAAATTGTGCTAATATTTCCAAGTCAAAATTCGCCAGgccccgttttacaaagagttgcgattgatccaatcaatctcaattatatggaaatccatcaatgtcataattttttcttttggaaatttgctcaatgtcctttgaTAACTAAGAGAAGCTCATTGAATTGTCAAAAAAAcggtgaatgtatgaatatacgtAATTtctagaaaatgttttgaacaaacatatatttcgatgttgacattgctggctttccatatttgtgattgattggatcaatcgcaactctttgtaagacgggcccttGATTTCTGTGGTCCCAAAGGATTCGATTTTGGCAGTGTCACCTGTATGTGAATGAACAGgtgaaatcattttcaattttctgataaAAGTGCATTTTGGTGATTTTGTATCCCATGACATTTTGGGGGAGCAGCACGCATGTGATGTCACAGGATTAATTCAAAATTACGCTTAATTGCAGgttgacacaacatttgctcctgcgacatttgctctggtgggtgtttcataaagctgttcgtaaagttacaaacgactttacgcatgactggaacatgttcctAGGTCATAATTCAATTAcagagggatatcacatagcacaagaaaggatcaccagtcgtgcgtaaagtcattcgtatcttacaaacagctttatgaaacacccacccggtcTTGATATCTCAGTGGGCATAGTGtgagagttaggattgtaatagtgTGTGGGACAGAATAATGTGAAGATAAGGATAAGGGTTTattttagttttggaggttaggttttatgtttgtcctaacatgcagattttccatcagagcaattgtcgccaaaagtaaatgtcatggaaccattaGCAAGAATAATGATCATGTTAtcaagtgtaaaaaaaaaatcagccatgTGATCAGTCGCTAAGctttattcaagttttgtaataCCAAACCCAACTATGTTCTTCTGGTGCACCTATGCAGGTTGCTTCTCTCTACAATTGTTTGTTGCAAggaatttgcaattgattgcaaatcaaTTTCAGGTCCCAAAATCGATTGAAACTCATGTTTTTCATCGCAAATTGGCAATTAGTCTGATGGTCTGCTTCTTGCATCaacaaatataaattattttgctTTAGTTAAAATTGATCCATCACAGCATCCCCTATGTTGAATTGTGGATTTTCACAGTAATAATTAGTTGTTACTTTATCTAAGGTAATTTGCTATAATTTGTATGACATATTTTACGTTTAATGATtcattcaagattcaagataaTTTATTGTCATGCATAATAATACACAAAATTCGCTTTCGGGCATAAAGTTACAAACATGAATACAATAAACAATGGcataaataatacatttaacGAACAATCATAACTGTTAAAATATGTATTGCACAACTGTacgagaagaaaagagagagaaggtaAGGGGGGAATGAGATCATAGAGGATAGATGAGAAAAATAGAAGATAATAAAAGAAGAGAAGTCAGAGAGAAATAGGACAATGCAATTGTGCAACCTACACAGTACCAGTCACACATCTCAACACCCGTGTACCCGTCCTACCAGAGAACGATAGATTATCCAATGCTCTCTGACCGAAACAAGCAAACAGGTGTCAAGGACGTACGACTGGCACTGTACCTCCACCCTGCAACCCCCACACCAGGTGTAATAAGGTGTAATTTATGATTTAAGTAAGgtttaatgtgtaatttttgtaaattagtAATTTAGTTTTTGTACAGCGCATAAAGAGTCTTTCAACTATCATGCGCtgtattgaattattattattgttattatcatcatctttggAGTGAaaggcataaaataaatatgtcaGAAAGTGAGCCGCTCAATAATGTTAATTTTTGTCTGTCTTTTCTGCAGATCATCTTCTTTAAGAATGGGGAGAGCCTAGGTGTAGCGTATGAGAATGTTTATGAAGGAATTTACCATCCGGCAGTCTCTCTATATAAACAGAGCACTGTAAGTATATCTATTCACTTCAACcttggggtgggggggggtcttcAGATCTTGGCTGTGAAAGGTCGAAATAAGTAGAATTGTTTTCAGACATGTAACTGTATTAAGAGTGTATCTAATTTTATGCCTTTGCCCATTGTAGCTGGTGCGGGAGGCATTATGTTTTTCGGTGTCCatctgtttgttttgttttgttctcaTGATAAATAAAGAGCCATTTGACAAATCAAGTTGGTTGTAGTAACTGTAAAGGGAGTGACAACGatcaggggcccattgcagaaagagttgcaatcaaacacaactgtaaaaatcatgcgcaacttgattttcaaccaatcagcaacgcgcattttggacttacgactgattttttgacttgcgactgatttttttacttgcgtttaaacgcaactctttctgcaacggtcCCCTGATTAGTTTTGGGGGTAATGAGGTCAAAGGTTACAGGTCATTATTGGAAAATTTTAGAAGTTATTTGGGTCTCCCAGAAATCTAGCTACTTTTATTGAATAATGCAAATTAATGCATGTAATTCTTTAGATCAATTTGCTCAAATTAGGTGTATTTAGTGGAAAGCATTTCAAACATTGTTGTGTAAGATAAGAATAATTCATTATTCTCTTTCAGGTCACTGTGAATTTTGGGCCTGATTTCAAGTACCCACCCAAGTCCATCCCAGATCATCGACCTATCAGCGATTTGGCCTACCTATCGGCTGTGGAACAGACGATATCGGACATTCTGTTCATAGTGGAACATGAAAAGGACTATGAATTGGCTGCACGAGGCGTACTCATTGACATTTAACCCAATCGTTGCCGTAACATGGTTTTTCACATGTCAAGCCTATAGGAAAAATTGGAGTCAGCTGTCACCAGGTTATTTTAACAACTACCATTGATTGTGAAAAGTCAGGATAGAATTGGGAAGGATGTACAGTACTCATCATGTGATTGCCTGACATTGCATTCAACTGTAAGAGTGCATCTGATAACAGGGAACATTTCATCAACACTTTGTATGACAAGTGTCTGACCTGATATCTtgccttgaatttgattggctgagcactgttactatggtaactgtcaaataaaacgtccgacaaatcttttcatgaaacactgaCATAGCTCTAGCTGCACCCTTGGGCAATGAATATGGTCAAAGTtccatttattattgttattgaataGACGTTTAATCTATCTTCCTATGCCTGAATGCTACACAAAATGATGCTTGGTTTCATTGCTATACCATGTAATATAATTTGCAAATTTATTTAACTGAATAACTGAATCTTAGCTTACAGCTGATGTAGGATGCTGAAGAAGGACGACATGAATGAACATAAGTGGCCTCTATCATAAAtataattatggtaacttttccATTATATGGTAACTACCCGGTATCCTGGAAACCTTGaatggctgctgagccctgttaccatggtaaataCCATACTTGGAACTCTATGGccagaattcacaaaggtggttttgaaaacccacggatgagtccatggtttatgcagatttcctgtataaattacgcttaatttaccaCGTATCGGGCgcatgtataaaacatgtccaatgctgatgcacgcttttgtcacggtgtgccaaattgacgcctgttaccatggttggatacgctattttattcacgagtccactgtATAAAGAGTGGacacatgaataaaaacagtggactcatgaataaaatagcgttgataaccacgtcaacaggcgtcaatttgcgCACTCTGACAACTGCGCGCATCAGGATaggacatttttcatacatgcgcccgatacgcgctaaattaagcgtgagttatataggaaatctgcataaaccgtggactcaaccgtgggttttctaaaccacctttgtgaattcgggcctatgaAACATGCCCCAgattatgtttcattttaatcagagccttgttgcataaaagttaccatattggtaactttgccatccatgGTAACTTGCTTGGAATcgttgattctgattggctgttgatcagtgTTACcttggtagttaccattggatggcaaagttaccataatagtaacttttacgCAATGGGGCCTAGAACATACTTCCAAGTTCTTCCACATAGTCATTTATGTTTCAaagtttgtcaatattttctacTCCTTATCAGTTATATTTGGAATGGAGGATTGAGCTCaatcatgatttgaattgatGATGTAAACTCTGGATAGCCCAAAACACCTAacttttcatttcaaatgtactttattatatgaatgaCTTTGATCAGATGTTTTTCAGCTATTACAAATAACATGAAATGAATAACATGTTAGTTGTTACcatgtcaaggtcaaaggtcatatggTATAATAAAACacttaacaaaaaaagaaattgttacagaaatttcatttttattgacaTCACTGTGATCCATACTCTTTTCAGCAATCCTTTGATTAGATTCCATAGTTATGGTTAAAGCAGAACATGATATGGGTCACGATGGTGAAACTTTGTATTTGGAGTCAACCTAGTTGAAAACTAAACACAGTATGTGGGCATTTTCTTAGAGATTTCGAAACTCATTTAAGTGTACTTGACCAGAGGTTATTTTCATTTACccatgagagagagaaaaaaaggatttAAGTAGGATATTTGcctacattacatgtactttgaactTACAGGAGCAGATATGAATAACATAATTACAGAGCCTAATAGAAATTTCCAAATGTTCATTATGAGAGTGGCGACAGTTCCAATGATTGCTGATGAGGTAAAAAATATCTATCGTTgagataattatgatttttcaCTATGATTATTGTAAAGCAGTCCTGGGCCTGTCTTTCAAAGAGtgatgattgatccaatcaatctcaagtatatggaaagccatcaatgtcataattttttttcaggaactttgcacaatgtcctttgaaaacagagAAGCGTACTAAATTGCCAAGATAGCAGTGAATGTAggaatatacatcatttctagaaaatattttgaacatgtattttagatgttgacgtagCTTTCCATtgttgcaattgattggatcagtcacaactatggaaagccagcttCTCATACAGAATGATGACATATTCTATCAAACTGTGACCAAATGTACAGTTAATCATAGCAGTTCCTTGTGGTTCTACTTTtgaaaaatgtgtaaatattttgatgttttgtaATAAAGCCTGATATAAAGCTATGCAAAAAATcagttttgtatcattttgccAGTTGCGCCcagaacatatatatatatacaaaacgACCACAATCCTTTTCAAAATGAAGGTTCTAACTCTTCCTTCTGTGACTGTACTGCTCATTAGTAGAAGGCTATGTATTTACCATGGACGGTTAGTAAACATGCTTCTAGTTTTTATAGGAAAGTTGAAACCAAGCCAGCTGAGACAGCTTTAGATTTCTAACCCAACTTTGGTACCAAATCATGCATCTGTGTAAGAGAAGGAATGTACCTGTTCTACACAAGAGTACTTTAAGACTATTTTGCAAAATAAGATTCGCAGAATTTTGTGAACAAAAATCTAATACTGTCTACAAACATGGCTGTACATTTCTATAGAAACATGTTGATTCCTCTTCACCAGTTTTGCATTCTTAGTATTTGCTGATGACCTGAGTAGTATGTTGCCTTCTACTCATGAGCCTCATAATTTGTGCTAGGGAACATTTCAGTTGGGAGAACCAAGTCGTGCGAGAATATCATTTTAGAGtttattttaattacatgtagctatCACACATTCCAAAATATAAAGCTCGGGCAGCTCAGGCCTGTTGCTATAACTAGATAGCATGACCagggtctgtttcataaaggcttatatttatggtaactttgccattttagGAACTAACATGGACAATTTGATCTTCATTTTACTGCTTGTTATTTGCTTCAGAAGTAGGCTCTTATATCTGGTGATTCATTCACCGGTTCATCATTCTTGTTTGATCAGTGCAACTTCCTCAGACTTCAGTTGTTCACTGTTACCCCGTTGATGGGTTGGTGTGGAATTCACAACTATTCCTTCGCGCACCAGAGCATCTTTGATATTCCTTGTCTCGTTTTTGGATATCTTTATGGCCAATCTGAGTTCTTGGAGCTCTCCTTTGATATCCTCAGTCACCAATCGCTTCACACGCTGGAGGGAAGAACTGATATAATCCAGCTTGGAGAGGGCCACCTCCAGGCGACGTTCACACTCGTTCAACCGCAGGATCGAATCACGGATCTGATTATCGTGGCTCGCGGACATTCTGGAGAAGAACTCTAGGTTTCGCTCCATGATGGTCTGGACCTGGGTTTGATCCTTGACCGCCTTTGAGGTTTCTGAAGACTGTTTGCAGGCTTCCTTGGACACCTTGTCCAAAGTGGCCTGCTTCTGTCCCTGCTTCAGGAGCTCAAAGGCAGTGTCTTCAACGTCTTCCTTTAGGTTCTTGAGCTGGTTACGTACCCGTTGAAGGACGACAGACAGTTCACGTACAGTTCTTGCAAGTGTGGGATCAGAATAAACCTGACAGGATTCATAGAACAAAAGTAAGATGTCAAcgaattttgatgacattttgcTGAATAAATTAGTAGTGTTTAATGCGCATTTCTTGTAATTAACATTACCTAGTAACTATAAGTTATTCTTTAAAAGAACCACCAGGTCAAATTTTATCATTGATCTGTGgcagaaaattttgattaatttgtttatgatatataaaTGACTGAAATGGTCAGTTAAATTTGAGGGAGAATATTACAAGACAtttagaagcatttt
This region of Lytechinus variegatus isolate NC3 chromosome 18, Lvar_3.0, whole genome shotgun sequence genomic DNA includes:
- the LOC121431968 gene encoding uncharacterized protein LOC121431968, with the protein product MFLSSRFLRSVRYQPNSTSASSLINALMKPVFIGRYRPLVLLLNRPNIPSILGISAGSRRNHSHGNGRSSPGNSSSAGGKKGGSGDQFGKGGAGGNRRQDAGNPGNGDGRGSERKPASSGEGKEGSYQTLSPAMIQVYSDPTLARTVRELSVVLQRVRNQLKNLKEDVEDTAFELLKQGQKQATLDKVSKEACKQSSETSKAVKDQTQVQTIMERNLEFFSRMSASHDNQIRDSILRLNECERRLEVALSKLDYISSSLQRVKRLVTEDIKGELQELRLAIKISKNETRNIKDALVREGIVVNSTPTHQRGNSEQLKSEEVALIKQE